The following proteins are co-located in the Acropora palmata chromosome 11, jaAcrPala1.3, whole genome shotgun sequence genome:
- the LOC141896572 gene encoding uncharacterized protein LOC141896572 isoform X1 gives MVAPRLTLVHGCLFINTQVLPLIATANESVTNASPTPTETTQPATSSVLPTIVTRTDVWSDASLPRFTLNLTTETKKSLDEETTKQTATIFKWELWKVIALVGFLIVFILLLCIIGLVKKNRTLRKALHRERRIREQSHQLRHQQHVTSRAAFSIIAASSAEELATVLQNERRGQLLPGFKTPERNERKADVFQSQTYSIGTSKSVERLVALLNGAKRMDKDQNGNNGDESAQSSTVLCGSASRFQRYAFPKEDSKELISQRTNSVLSRVQAFEQGRDEHDTDVSKEKAKETRREPKKLKYLEQVHSTTTQLDNEERQKREAEIRPLGGIPKVSITSCSTLFLSILFPFVQIE, from the exons ATGGTCGCGCCAAGACTAACTCTTGTGCATGGATGCTTATTTATAAATACGCAAG TCTTGCCGTTAATTGCTACAGCGAATGAAAGCGTAACGAATGCCTCTCCCACGCCAACTGAAACTACACAGCCTGCAACATCATCAGTTTTGCCGACAATCGTAACGCGCACAGACGTTTGGTCAGATGCGTCGCTCCCGCGTTTTACATTAAACTTGACAACTGAAACCAAGAAAAGCCTTGACGAAGAAACTACTAAACAAACTGCAACGATTTTCAAGTGGGAGCTCTGGAAAGTTATCGCCCTGGTCGGCTTTTTGATTGTCTTCATTCTACTTTTATGCATTATTGGTCTTGTG aaaaaaaaccgCACGCTAAGAAAAGCCTTACACCGCGAACGCAGAATCAGGGAGCAAAGTCACCAGCTTCGTCATCAACAGCACGTGACATCCAGAGCAGCTTTTTCAATCATCGCTGCATCTTCTGCAGAGGAACTTGCTACAGTTCTTCAGAACGAAAGAAGGGGTCAG TTACTACCAGGTTTCAAGACACCCGAGCggaatgaaagaaaagctGATGTATTCCAGAGTCAGACATATTCTATTGGCACATCAAAGTCTGTAGAGAGACTTGTTGCACTATTAAATGGCGCGAAACGAATGGATAAAGATCAAAACGGCAATAATGGTGATGAGTCAGCACAGAGCAGTACAGTACTCTGT ggTAGCGCCTCAAGGTTTCAGAGATATGCATTCCCTAAGGAAGACAGCAAAGAGTTGATATCACAACGGACCAACAGTGTACTTTCCAGAGTACAAGCATTTGAGCAGGGACGAGATGAACATGACACCGATGTTAGTAAGGAAAAAGCCAAGGAAACAAGGAGAGAACCAAAGAAACTGAAGTACCTCGAACAGGTACACTCCACCACAACACAACTGGATAACGAGGAACGTCAGAAACGAGAGGCAGAGATAAGACCGCTTGGTGGGATTCCCAAGGTTTCTATCACAAGTTGTTCTACCTTATTTCTCTCTATTTTATTTCCATTCGTACAAATAGAGTAA
- the LOC141896572 gene encoding uncharacterized protein LOC141896572 isoform X2 produces MVAPRLTLVHGCLFINTQVLPLIATANESVTNASPTPTETTQPATSSVLPTIVTRTDVWSDASLPRFTLNLTTETKKSLDEETTKQTATIFKWELWKVIALVGFLIVFILLLCIIGLVKKNRTLRKALHRERRIREQSHQLRHQQHVTSRAAFSIIAASSAEELATVLQNERRGQLLPGFKTPERNERKADVFQSQTYSIGTSKSVERLVALLNGAKRMDKDQNGNNGDESAQSSTVLCGSASRFQRYAFPKEDSKELISQRTNSVLSRVQAFEQGRDEHDTDVSKEKAKETRREPKKLKYLEQVHSTTTQLDNEERQKREAEIRPLGGIPKKFNMSSSCLPLPDKD; encoded by the exons ATGGTCGCGCCAAGACTAACTCTTGTGCATGGATGCTTATTTATAAATACGCAAG TCTTGCCGTTAATTGCTACAGCGAATGAAAGCGTAACGAATGCCTCTCCCACGCCAACTGAAACTACACAGCCTGCAACATCATCAGTTTTGCCGACAATCGTAACGCGCACAGACGTTTGGTCAGATGCGTCGCTCCCGCGTTTTACATTAAACTTGACAACTGAAACCAAGAAAAGCCTTGACGAAGAAACTACTAAACAAACTGCAACGATTTTCAAGTGGGAGCTCTGGAAAGTTATCGCCCTGGTCGGCTTTTTGATTGTCTTCATTCTACTTTTATGCATTATTGGTCTTGTG aaaaaaaaccgCACGCTAAGAAAAGCCTTACACCGCGAACGCAGAATCAGGGAGCAAAGTCACCAGCTTCGTCATCAACAGCACGTGACATCCAGAGCAGCTTTTTCAATCATCGCTGCATCTTCTGCAGAGGAACTTGCTACAGTTCTTCAGAACGAAAGAAGGGGTCAG TTACTACCAGGTTTCAAGACACCCGAGCggaatgaaagaaaagctGATGTATTCCAGAGTCAGACATATTCTATTGGCACATCAAAGTCTGTAGAGAGACTTGTTGCACTATTAAATGGCGCGAAACGAATGGATAAAGATCAAAACGGCAATAATGGTGATGAGTCAGCACAGAGCAGTACAGTACTCTGT ggTAGCGCCTCAAGGTTTCAGAGATATGCATTCCCTAAGGAAGACAGCAAAGAGTTGATATCACAACGGACCAACAGTGTACTTTCCAGAGTACAAGCATTTGAGCAGGGACGAGATGAACATGACACCGATGTTAGTAAGGAAAAAGCCAAGGAAACAAGGAGAGAACCAAAGAAACTGAAGTACCTCGAACAGGTACACTCCACCACAACACAACTGGATAACGAGGAACGTCAGAAACGAGAGGCAGAGATAAGACCGCTTGGTGGGATTCCCAAG AAATTTAATATGAGCTCTTCGTGCCTGCCTCTACCGGATAAAGATTAA